GTCGCGCCCGCGATCCGCGAGGCCGCGGGACTCCCCGAGACCGAGACCGCGACGGTCGAGGGCCGGATGGCCGGACAGGAACGGTACGACGAGGGACGGCTGCGGCTCATGCCGGTGGGACTGGTCACCGACGGCGACGGCGAGACGCTGGTCTACCCCGTCGATAAGGGCAGTGGCGCGACGACCAGCCTCGCAGAGGCCGACGGCGTCGTCGAGGTCGCCCCCGAGACCGACTACCTCGAGACGGGCGAGTCAGTCACCGTCTCGCTGTTCTCGCCGGACGTCCGGCCCCCAACGCTGCTGGGCGTCGGCGAGGACGATCCGACGCTTTCCCGGCTGCTCGACGGCCTCGACAACCCGCGATATCTCTCGGAAGGCTCCCGACCCGGTCTGCGGCGGCTCCGGGAGGGGCTGCCGGACGTCGCCGTCCTCGCGGGGCCGACCGACAGGGACGTCGACGCCGAGGAGCTGGGGAGCTGGGAGCGCGAGTGGGGGCTGCTCGTCAAACCCGGCAACCCCGATCGGATCGAGGGAGTTGCCGATCTGGTCGACGAGGACGTCCAGTTCGTCAACCGGACGACCGACTCCGGCCTGCGCTCGAGTCTGGGCGCCGCGGTCGCCGACCTCGCCGAGAGGCGCGACGTCGAGCGCCACGATATCGTCGACGCGATCACGGGCTTCGATCTGGGGCTGCGCGCCCACGAGAGTCCCGCCAGAAAAGTCCTCGCAGACGAGGCCGGCGCCGGCCTCGGGCTCCGCGAGACCGCCGACCGGCTCGATCTTGGGTTCGTATCGCTTGGCAGCCAGCGGGTTCGGGTCCTCGTAAATTCCGACCGCCGCTCGAAACCCGGCGTCGCGGAGCTCGAGGACGCCCTCGAATCGATCGCGACCGACAGGTAGCCGGACGAGACGGTCAGTCGACGCTGAACAGCGATTTTTAGGTCGGGTGGTGTACGAAGCGTGATGTCGACCATCGCCGAGTTTCGGATTCCGGCCGCGGACACGGTCCTGGCCGATTCGTTCGATCGGCTCCCGACGCTGCGCGTCGAGCTCGAGGCGGCCGTCTCGCGGTCCCAGCCCTGCCTCTGGATCACCGACGTCGATCGTCGGGCGCTCGACGACGTCCTCGAGGCGGACCCGACCGTCGAGACCGTGACACTTCTGGTCGAGGCCGACGACCGGCTGCTGTACGACGTCACGTTCCGCGAGGAGCGGACGGTGTGCGACCAGTTGCTCGCCGACGGCGGATCGCTGCTCGAGGCCTGGGCGACGGACGGCTGGTGGCAGACTCGCGTCCGATTCCGGGACCGCGAGACGCTCTGTGTGGCCCACGATCGGCTCGTCGAGCGAGGCGTCAGCGTCGACCTCCGGCGAGTGACCGACGTCGAAGCGGGCTCGCACTCCAGGACGAGCCTGACGACCGAACAACGGGAGGCGCTCGAGGCTGCCCTCGAGCGTGGCTACTTCGAGATCCCCCGGGAGATCTCGATGGAGGAGCTGGCCGCCGAGCTGGGGATCTCCCACCAGGCGCTGTCCGAGCGGCTGCGCCGGGCCTACGAGACGCTCGTCGACGAGGAGATCCAGCCGGCTCGCGAGCGAGCGTGAGTCAGGGTCGTCCGGGAAGTTCGTCGAACGATTCGACGCGGTAGTCGCCAAGGACACACTGGCCGCGACGCTCGTGGCCGACCCGTTCGACGTGGATCGCGTCGAGGCCGGCGTTCCAGGCCGCGCCGACGTCGTTCGCGCCGTCGCCGGCGAGGACGCCCTCGTGACCGTTGTGCGCGACGCCGAGCTCACGCAGGACGGACTCGACGGGGGCGGGGTCGGGCTTCCAGCCGGTTTCTTCGGTACAACAGAGGCGGGCGTCGAACCAGTCGCGGATCCCGACGTTGTCCAGCACGGGCTCGCAGAGGAACTCCTGGCAGTGGGTCACGAGCCCGACGGGGACGTCGAGCTCGGCGACGAACGCAGCGTCGTCGTGCAGGTAGGTCTGTTCGGCACGGACCATCGGATCCTCCTCGGCGTGGAACGCCTCCCAGAACTCGTGGGGGTCAATCCCCCAGGCCTCGAGCTGGCGGTCGCGGGAGCCGGTGAGCCCGCTCCAGATGATGTCTGCCTCCTGGTCGGTGAACTCGCGGCCGAGGCGGTCGCCGACCCGGTCGAACACCTCCCGGGTGTAGGACCACTCGACGTCGATGAGCGTGCCGTCGAGGTCGAGCAGCCAGTAGTCGTATTCGGAGACCATTCGGACGACTCCCTACGCGATTCGTGAGTAAATGCGTGTCGCTCCAGCGGACCGCGCTACACCTGGTCGGTGACGTGGACGCTCGACCCCAGATACTTCGAGAGCACCTCGGAGACGTCGTCGGCGTTGAACGCCTCGAGGTCGGCCGCGATCGCGGTCTTCAGCGCGTCGAGGTACGCCTCGTCGGTCCGCAGCTCCCGGAAGGAGACGTCCTCGATCGCGCCGAGAGGTTCGCCGAGCCAGTCGGCGGCGAGCCGACGGGCGTGCTCCGCGTCGCCGACCTCGCCGCGCCAGAGCGTGTTTCGGAAGAACAGCCACCCCTCGGTGCCGGGCTCCGG
This genomic window from Natronococcus occultus SP4 contains:
- a CDS encoding helix-turn-helix domain-containing protein: MSTIAEFRIPAADTVLADSFDRLPTLRVELEAAVSRSQPCLWITDVDRRALDDVLEADPTVETVTLLVEADDRLLYDVTFREERTVCDQLLADGGSLLEAWATDGWWQTRVRFRDRETLCVAHDRLVERGVSVDLRRVTDVEAGSHSRTSLTTEQREALEAALERGYFEIPREISMEELAAELGISHQALSERLRRAYETLVDEEIQPARERA
- a CDS encoding HAD family hydrolase; the encoded protein is MVSEYDYWLLDLDGTLIDVEWSYTREVFDRVGDRLGREFTDQEADIIWSGLTGSRDRQLEAWGIDPHEFWEAFHAEEDPMVRAEQTYLHDDAAFVAELDVPVGLVTHCQEFLCEPVLDNVGIRDWFDARLCCTEETGWKPDPAPVESVLRELGVAHNGHEGVLAGDGANDVGAAWNAGLDAIHVERVGHERRGQCVLGDYRVESFDELPGRP
- the lwrS gene encoding LWR-salt protein: MEAAYVFRVRLRLEPATDGVRVDGDGETTVTVSREAPEPGTEGWLFFRNTLWRGEVGDAEHARRLAADWLGEPLGAIEDVSFRELRTDEAYLDALKTAIAADLEAFNADDVSEVLSKYLGSSVHVTDQV